In Patulibacter sp. SYSU D01012, a single window of DNA contains:
- a CDS encoding rod shape-determining protein produces the protein MSIFSYLTGIGSRDMAVDLGTANTLVYVRGRGIVLSEPSVVAIDSRSGEVHAVGIEAKRMLGRTPGTIQAIRPLKDGVIADFDVTEEMIRHFIQKAHQNRFAHPRIVVCVPSGVTGVEKRAVEEASISAGARQAYLIEEPMAAAIGAGLPVAEPTGSMVVDIGGGTSEVAVISLGGIVVSQSVRIGGDEFDEAIVQYAKREYKLLIGTQMAEDVKLEIGSAYPMAEEIQTEIRGRDMVSGLPKTVVITSEEVRHALEEPVSTIIDAVKETLDRTPPELSSDIMDRGIMLAGGGSLLRGLDERLREETQMPAHLAESPLTCVAVGSGRSLEEFEVIHRMHRGNSRNGRRRRY, from the coding sequence ATGAGCATCTTCAGCTACCTCACCGGGATCGGCAGCCGCGACATGGCGGTCGACCTGGGCACCGCCAACACCCTCGTCTACGTGCGGGGCCGCGGCATCGTCCTGTCGGAGCCGTCCGTCGTGGCCATCGACTCCCGTTCGGGCGAGGTGCACGCCGTCGGGATCGAGGCCAAGCGCATGCTCGGCCGCACCCCCGGCACGATCCAGGCCATCCGCCCGCTGAAGGACGGCGTCATCGCCGACTTCGACGTGACGGAGGAGATGATCCGGCACTTCATCCAGAAGGCGCACCAGAACCGCTTCGCGCACCCGCGGATCGTCGTCTGCGTGCCCTCCGGCGTCACCGGCGTCGAGAAGCGCGCGGTCGAGGAGGCCTCCATCTCGGCGGGCGCCCGCCAGGCGTACCTGATCGAGGAGCCGATGGCCGCGGCCATCGGCGCCGGCCTGCCCGTCGCCGAGCCGACGGGGTCGATGGTCGTCGACATCGGCGGCGGCACGAGCGAGGTCGCGGTGATCTCGCTCGGCGGCATCGTCGTCTCGCAGTCGGTCCGCATCGGCGGCGACGAGTTCGACGAGGCGATCGTCCAGTACGCCAAGCGCGAGTACAAGCTGCTCATCGGCACCCAGATGGCCGAGGACGTCAAGCTCGAGATCGGCTCGGCGTACCCCATGGCCGAGGAGATCCAGACCGAGATCCGCGGCCGCGACATGGTGTCCGGCCTGCCGAAGACGGTCGTCATCACCTCGGAGGAGGTGCGGCACGCGCTCGAGGAGCCCGTGTCGACGATCATCGACGCCGTCAAGGAGACGCTCGACCGCACGCCGCCGGAGCTCTCCTCCGACATCATGGATCGTGGCATCATGCTTGCGGGTGGCGGATCGCTGCTGCGGGGGCTCGACGAGCGCCTGCGCGAGGAGACGCAGATGCCCGCGCACCTGGCGGAGTCCCCGCTGACGTGCGTCGCGGTCGGCTCCGGCCGCTCGCTCGAGGAGTTCGAGGTCATCCACCGGATGCACCGCGGCAACTCGCGCAACGGCCGTCGCCGCCGCTACTAG
- the mreC gene encoding rod shape-determining protein MreC, with protein MIDPAARRRRRMVLAALVVVCLVLVTAGFGASGGASGGPLGALNEGASKIFKPVRDLVHWVGDTADAKGQNEDLRREVAGLRTRITGLQADVRRTPKMAALQKLDRDAALETAAPVAANVIGQSPTAWASTIVIDKGTGDGIETDQAVVGSDGKGAGLVGFVTSARPGSATVSLLPTPGMAVGARLDGADPVLTVLGAGAGARDDLELWYASSSVRIRKGALVTTSGTTKGGQSTPSKAPANLPIGRITRVSKPQTDDQIGHLKPLVDLRKLEIVQVLTRGASPSSR; from the coding sequence GTGATCGATCCCGCCGCCCGCCGCCGTCGCCGCATGGTGCTCGCCGCCCTCGTGGTGGTGTGCCTGGTGCTCGTGACCGCCGGGTTCGGAGCGAGCGGCGGCGCGTCGGGCGGGCCGCTCGGGGCGCTCAACGAGGGCGCGTCGAAGATCTTCAAGCCCGTGCGCGACCTCGTGCACTGGGTCGGGGACACCGCGGACGCCAAGGGGCAGAACGAGGACCTGCGCCGCGAGGTGGCCGGCCTGCGCACGCGGATCACCGGCCTGCAGGCGGACGTCCGCCGCACGCCGAAGATGGCGGCGCTGCAGAAGCTCGACAGGGACGCCGCGCTGGAGACGGCCGCGCCCGTGGCCGCGAACGTCATCGGCCAGTCGCCGACCGCGTGGGCGAGCACGATCGTCATCGACAAGGGCACCGGCGACGGCATCGAGACCGACCAGGCCGTCGTCGGCTCGGACGGCAAGGGCGCCGGGCTCGTCGGCTTCGTCACGTCCGCCCGCCCCGGCAGCGCCACCGTCTCGCTGCTGCCCACGCCGGGGATGGCCGTCGGCGCCCGGCTCGACGGCGCCGACCCCGTGCTCACCGTCCTCGGCGCCGGCGCCGGCGCGCGGGACGACCTCGAGCTCTGGTACGCCAGCTCGAGCGTCCGCATCCGCAAGGGCGCGCTCGTCACGACGTCCGGCACCACCAAGGGCGGGCAGAGCACCCCCTCCAAGGCCCCGGCGAACCTGCCGATCGGCCGCATCACGCGCGTCTCGAAGCCGCAGACCGACGACCAGATCGGGCACCTGAAGCCGCTCGTCGACCTGCGCAAGCTCGAGATCGTGCAGGTCCTGACCCGCGGCGCGAGCCCGTCGTCGCGATGA
- a CDS encoding cyanophycin synthetase, with product MTGAGEDPAAALRAAEDWLLGRELFGIRPGLDRMRVLLRRLGDPQARFDAIHVVGSNGKTSTVTMAAALLERRGVRAGAYVSPHLVSFRERVHVGGAPCAPGPFAAAVARVRAAAEALEVEAAAGPDGDPGALDGPVTQFEAVTAASFLVLAEAGVTCAVVEAGLGGRWDATNVLPDTPPSGRAPVAVLTSVSLEHTRWLGDTVEAIAGEKVAVLHRGGTLVLADGLPAGARRVATDHAAALGARVVDAPAGPGDDVPSPGAARYQRRNLATAIAAVDAYLDAPRDEAAERDVAAAVAVPGRFEVVDEGRDGGPVVMHDGAHNLAGFEALADALDAAPPARPVVLLVGVLDDKDPAGMLAAVAGWADEVVVTRPSNPRALPADRLGEAARGALPGRPVHVAADAHDGLRTARTLAGPAGTVLATGSLHLVADLRRGPDAGPGARF from the coding sequence GTGACGGGCGCGGGGGAGGACCCGGCGGCGGCGCTGCGGGCGGCCGAGGACTGGCTCCTGGGCCGCGAGCTCTTCGGCATCCGCCCGGGACTCGACCGCATGCGCGTCCTGCTGCGCCGCCTGGGCGACCCGCAGGCGCGCTTCGACGCGATCCACGTCGTCGGCTCGAACGGCAAGACGTCGACGGTGACGATGGCCGCCGCGCTCCTCGAGCGCCGCGGCGTCCGGGCCGGGGCGTACGTCTCGCCGCACCTCGTCAGCTTCCGCGAGCGCGTCCACGTGGGCGGCGCCCCCTGCGCACCCGGGCCGTTCGCGGCCGCGGTCGCCCGCGTGCGCGCGGCGGCCGAGGCGCTCGAGGTCGAGGCCGCCGCAGGCCCCGACGGCGACCCCGGGGCGCTCGACGGCCCGGTGACGCAGTTCGAGGCCGTCACCGCCGCGTCGTTCCTGGTGCTGGCCGAGGCCGGCGTGACGTGCGCCGTCGTCGAGGCCGGGCTCGGCGGCCGCTGGGACGCCACGAACGTCCTGCCCGACACGCCGCCGTCGGGGCGCGCGCCCGTCGCCGTGCTGACGTCGGTGTCGCTCGAGCACACCCGCTGGCTCGGCGACACCGTCGAGGCGATCGCGGGGGAGAAGGTGGCCGTGCTGCACCGCGGCGGCACGCTCGTGCTGGCCGACGGGCTCCCGGCGGGCGCCCGCCGCGTGGCCACCGACCACGCCGCCGCCCTCGGCGCGCGCGTCGTGGACGCGCCGGCCGGGCCGGGGGACGACGTGCCCTCGCCCGGCGCGGCGCGGTACCAGCGCCGCAACCTCGCCACGGCGATCGCCGCCGTCGACGCCTACCTGGACGCGCCGCGCGACGAGGCCGCCGAGCGCGACGTCGCCGCCGCGGTCGCGGTGCCGGGACGCTTCGAGGTCGTCGACGAGGGGCGGGACGGCGGGCCGGTCGTCATGCACGACGGCGCCCACAACCTGGCCGGCTTCGAGGCCCTCGCCGACGCGCTCGACGCGGCGCCGCCCGCGCGCCCCGTCGTGCTGCTCGTCGGCGTGCTCGACGACAAGGACCCCGCCGGGATGCTGGCCGCCGTGGCCGGCTGGGCGGACGAGGTCGTCGTCACGCGCCCGAGCAACCCGCGCGCCCTGCCCGCCGACCGCCTGGGCGAGGCCGCGCGCGGCGCGCTGCCGGGCCGCCCCGTCCACGTGGCCGCCGACGCCCACGACGGCCTGCGGACGGCGCGTACACTGGCCGGGCCCGCGGGGACGGTCCTCGCGACCGGCTCCCTGCACCTCGTCGCCGACCTGCGCCGCGGGCCGGACGCCGGCCCCGGCGCCCGCTTCTAG
- a CDS encoding Maf family protein, producing MTPPPWSGGPGRGPLVLASRSPQRSAILETLQVPFRVQVSGAEETTAGEPVAVAIANARAKALAVAALEPAGTVVLGADTVIVDDTDGTPRAVGKPADEDEALAMLRRWSGGAHHVASAAAVARSTGEGGTPEILLAEADTTLVRFRTLFDHDLSWYVGTGEWRERAGAYAIQLRGSLLVDGVEGDWWTVVGLPVGLLSRRLPMIFR from the coding sequence GTGACGCCCCCGCCGTGGTCCGGCGGGCCGGGGCGGGGGCCGTTGGTCCTCGCGTCGCGCTCGCCCCAGCGCAGCGCCATCCTCGAGACGCTGCAGGTGCCCTTCCGGGTGCAGGTGTCGGGGGCGGAGGAGACCACGGCGGGCGAGCCCGTCGCCGTCGCGATCGCGAACGCCCGGGCGAAGGCCCTGGCCGTGGCGGCGCTCGAGCCGGCCGGGACCGTCGTCCTGGGGGCCGACACCGTGATCGTCGACGACACCGACGGCACGCCGCGCGCCGTCGGGAAGCCCGCCGACGAGGACGAGGCCCTGGCGATGCTGCGCCGCTGGTCCGGCGGGGCGCACCACGTCGCCTCCGCGGCGGCCGTCGCGCGGTCGACCGGCGAGGGCGGCACGCCCGAGATCCTGCTCGCCGAGGCCGACACGACGCTCGTCCGCTTCCGCACGCTGTTCGACCACGACCTGTCGTGGTACGTCGGCACGGGGGAGTGGCGCGAGCGGGCCGGCGCCTACGCGATCCAGCTGCGCGGCAGCCTGCTCGTCGACGGCGTCGAGGGCGACTGGTGGACGGTCGTGGGGCTCCCCGTCGGGCTGCTCTCGCGCCGCCTGCCGATGATCTTCCGCTGA
- a CDS encoding penicillin-binding transpeptidase domain-containing protein: MSSRDRRTPTPQLALRVAAFGIVAFGVFAVLFLRLWFLQILQGDEYRAQAQENRARVVRIAAPRGTIVDRNGKAGGEGTLVDNKISTVVSLSADAIPPEDVSRISEWGQQRSKWEAKVADLVDQLMEPRTKAQRRRYSRESAEATDRRRARAQREAEARLKDQRNPNLYVSKDASPGLVRQLENASELLKVSPKRLYQRVVASIVQLPYASVPLKTQNVPAAVRNYVLENPAKFPGITVTKEYLRQYPEKDVAAQIFGQVGQISEDELKEPKYRGLQQGQRIGKSGLEYEYDSYLRGQDGEQRIEVNAANQPTGRVTETPAKTGDRLRLTLDGRLTKVGQWAMRSQVGRRIDDKTNKRAGGAFVALDPRNGDVLAMGSYPSLDPGVFERISPAKLKRLTSERNGAPMFNRAIQSGYPAASTFKLVTAAAGLASGDIDLNTVQGAGVCVTYGAAQQKFCNAGMVDHGAQNVTDALTVSSDTFFYEIGWDLFTYPNQPLQRWARLFGFQHRTGIDLPNENPGVVPDQAWRKSRDAAEEKCRREEKRASCGLVAAIGEPYQRGNNVNLAVGQGDLQITPLQLANAYAGLYDPPGEVRENLHFPTPHLAQQVETPDGVLLQSFESRKGSRTVEFPTEFKQAIKKGLAGVTTAGTAADVFRGWDQSAYPVMGKTGTAERCDKSTGTACRDQGWFVGMVEDPERPIVVVATVEDGGFGSASAAPVVCKMLRTWYDQSAAQAPCQPGASGGVD; the protein is encoded by the coding sequence ATGAGCTCCCGTGATCGCAGGACACCGACCCCGCAGCTCGCGCTCCGCGTGGCGGCGTTCGGCATCGTCGCGTTCGGGGTCTTCGCGGTGCTCTTCCTGCGGCTGTGGTTCCTGCAGATCCTCCAGGGCGACGAGTACCGCGCCCAGGCGCAGGAGAACCGGGCGCGCGTCGTCCGCATCGCCGCGCCGCGCGGGACGATCGTCGACCGCAACGGGAAGGCCGGCGGCGAGGGCACCCTCGTCGACAACAAGATCTCCACCGTCGTCTCGCTCTCGGCCGACGCGATCCCGCCCGAGGACGTCTCGCGCATCAGCGAATGGGGCCAGCAGCGCTCGAAGTGGGAGGCGAAGGTCGCGGACCTCGTCGACCAGCTCATGGAGCCGCGCACGAAGGCGCAGCGCCGCCGCTACTCGCGCGAGTCGGCCGAGGCGACGGACCGTCGGCGGGCCCGGGCCCAGCGCGAGGCCGAGGCGCGGCTGAAGGACCAGCGCAACCCGAACCTGTACGTCTCGAAGGACGCCTCGCCCGGCCTGGTCCGCCAGCTCGAGAACGCGAGCGAGCTGCTGAAGGTCTCGCCGAAGCGCCTGTACCAGCGGGTGGTGGCGAGCATCGTCCAGCTGCCCTACGCCTCGGTCCCGCTCAAGACGCAGAACGTGCCCGCCGCGGTCCGCAACTACGTGCTCGAGAACCCCGCGAAGTTCCCGGGGATCACCGTCACGAAGGAGTACCTGCGGCAGTACCCCGAGAAGGACGTCGCGGCCCAGATCTTCGGCCAGGTCGGCCAGATCTCGGAGGACGAGCTGAAGGAGCCGAAGTACCGCGGCCTGCAGCAGGGGCAGCGGATCGGCAAGAGCGGCCTGGAGTACGAGTACGACTCGTACCTGCGTGGGCAGGACGGCGAGCAGCGGATCGAGGTCAACGCGGCCAACCAGCCGACGGGCCGCGTCACCGAGACGCCGGCCAAGACCGGCGACCGCCTGCGCCTGACCCTCGACGGCCGGCTGACGAAGGTCGGCCAGTGGGCGATGCGCTCGCAGGTCGGCCGCCGGATCGACGACAAGACGAACAAGCGCGCCGGCGGCGCCTTCGTCGCGCTCGACCCGCGCAACGGCGACGTGCTGGCCATGGGCTCGTACCCGTCGCTGGATCCGGGCGTGTTCGAGCGGATCAGCCCGGCGAAGCTCAAGCGGCTGACGAGCGAGCGCAACGGCGCGCCGATGTTCAACCGCGCGATCCAGTCCGGCTATCCCGCCGCGTCGACCTTCAAGCTCGTCACCGCCGCGGCCGGTCTGGCGTCGGGCGACATCGACCTGAACACCGTCCAGGGCGCGGGCGTCTGCGTCACCTACGGCGCCGCGCAGCAGAAGTTCTGCAACGCCGGGATGGTCGACCACGGCGCGCAGAACGTCACGGACGCCCTGACGGTCTCGTCCGACACGTTCTTCTACGAGATCGGCTGGGACCTGTTCACGTACCCCAACCAGCCGCTGCAGCGCTGGGCGCGGCTCTTCGGCTTCCAGCACCGGACGGGCATCGACCTGCCGAACGAGAACCCCGGCGTGGTCCCTGACCAGGCGTGGCGCAAGAGCCGCGACGCGGCGGAGGAGAAGTGCCGGCGCGAGGAGAAGCGCGCGTCGTGCGGGCTCGTCGCGGCCATCGGCGAGCCGTACCAGCGCGGCAACAACGTCAACCTGGCCGTCGGCCAGGGCGACCTGCAGATCACGCCGCTGCAGCTCGCCAACGCCTACGCCGGCCTGTACGACCCGCCGGGCGAGGTGCGCGAGAACCTGCACTTCCCGACGCCGCACCTGGCGCAGCAGGTCGAGACGCCGGACGGCGTGCTCCTGCAGTCGTTCGAGAGCCGCAAGGGCTCGCGCACGGTCGAGTTCCCGACCGAGTTCAAGCAGGCCATCAAGAAGGGCCTGGCGGGCGTGACGACGGCCGGCACCGCGGCCGATGTCTTCCGAGGGTGGGACCAGTCGGCGTACCCGGTGATGGGCAAGACCGGCACCGCCGAGCGCTGCGACAAGTCCACCGGCACCGCGTGCCGCGACCAGGGCTGGTTCGTCGGCATGGTCGAGGACCCCGAGCGCCCCATCGTCGTCGTCGCGACCGTCGAGGACGGCGGCTTCGGCTCGGCCTCCGCCGCGCCGGTCGTCTGCAAGATGCTGCGCACGTGGTACGACCAGTCCGCAGCGCAGGCGCCCTGCCAGCCGGGCGCGAGCGGCGGGGTCGACTGA
- the ndk gene encoding nucleoside-diphosphate kinase, producing the protein MSRTLILVKPDGVQRQLVGEVLGRFERKGLKIAALKLVQLETSVVEEHYAHLQDKPFFGELVSFMTQSPVVAAILEGDSAVEVGRQVIGATNPVEAAPGSIRGDLAISAGENVVHGSDSDENAEIEIKRFFAELG; encoded by the coding sequence ATGTCCCGCACCCTCATCCTCGTCAAGCCGGACGGCGTCCAGCGCCAGCTCGTGGGCGAGGTCCTCGGCCGCTTCGAGCGCAAGGGCCTGAAGATCGCCGCCCTCAAGCTCGTGCAGCTCGAGACCTCGGTGGTCGAGGAGCACTACGCCCACCTGCAGGACAAGCCGTTCTTCGGCGAGCTCGTGTCCTTCATGACGCAGAGCCCCGTCGTCGCCGCGATCCTCGAGGGCGACTCCGCCGTCGAGGTCGGCCGCCAGGTCATCGGCGCGACGAACCCCGTCGAGGCCGCCCCGGGCTCGATCCGCGGCGACCTGGCCATCTCGGCCGGCGAGAACGTCGTGCACGGCTCGGACTCGGACGAGAACGCCGAGATCGAGATCAAGCGCTTCTTCGCCGAGCTGGGCTGA
- the mreD gene encoding rod shape-determining protein MreD, protein MTPRVSGGRSRSRARRRSLLPDHAALGPAPALRLGLLGLVVVLVQLAFFARVSFLGMQLDLALLSLLMVGLLAGPLHGAAYGFGVGLLIDVMAGGQLGLTPLVYVLSGYAVGRLGELRDPESSLVPLVVGLFGTIAVLALYGVIELLLTQGTRVSSQMVGVVAGNALIDALLSVPVHNRIKRWLLPMLPEEARRRRRRRTYGRRTPSSDIDVRIR, encoded by the coding sequence ATGACGCCGCGCGTCTCCGGCGGCCGGTCGCGGTCCCGCGCGCGCCGCCGCTCGCTCCTGCCGGACCACGCGGCCCTGGGGCCGGCGCCCGCGCTGCGCCTGGGTCTGCTGGGGCTGGTGGTCGTGCTGGTGCAGCTGGCGTTCTTCGCCCGCGTGTCGTTCCTGGGGATGCAGCTCGACCTGGCGCTGCTCAGCCTGCTGATGGTCGGCCTGCTCGCCGGCCCGCTGCACGGGGCCGCCTACGGCTTCGGCGTCGGGCTGCTCATCGACGTCATGGCCGGCGGCCAGCTGGGGCTGACGCCGCTCGTCTACGTCCTGTCGGGGTACGCCGTGGGCCGCCTGGGCGAGCTGCGGGACCCGGAGTCGAGCCTGGTCCCGCTCGTGGTCGGCCTGTTCGGCACGATCGCCGTGCTGGCGCTCTACGGGGTCATCGAGCTGCTGCTGACGCAGGGCACGCGCGTGAGCTCGCAGATGGTCGGCGTCGTCGCCGGGAACGCGCTCATCGACGCCCTGCTGTCCGTGCCCGTGCATAATCGGATCAAGCGCTGGCTGCTCCCGATGCTTCCCGAGGAGGCGCGCCGCCGGCGGCGCCGCCGCACCTACGGTCGGCGCACACCGTCGTCCGACATCGACGTGCGCATCCGATGA
- a CDS encoding FtsW/RodA/SpoVE family cell cycle protein: protein MASPRSATPLGMRVPRRRRSAADVVDVRLPFDPILALAAIGLSICSVVAVGGATEGSSFLVRQAIYATLGVGIAAVVSRLDYARWARVRWPIYGFMVASIVAVAIFGNPVNGSTLSIQLPFFSFQASELGKVLAAVVAAGFIVDRRHASDRWSTTAGVLLLVLLPAALTRDFGTSLVYAAIAAGVLVIGGAPGRHLAVLGVSAVVVIVGVLGVLPAAGVDVLKPYQVDRLTAFLNPNAPDDAGGIDPTYQLRQAKIAVGSGGKTGRGDEATQQKLDYLPESQTDFIFASAGERFGFVGVAAILSLYALIMWRGLRILSTARDFFGAVLAAGLLAMLLFQVLVNAGMNVGIMPITGIPLPLVSYGGSSVLSTYLGIGLLQAIYAQGRAAARRGPTVDRTD, encoded by the coding sequence ATGGCCAGCCCGCGCTCCGCGACCCCCCTGGGCATGCGCGTGCCGCGTCGCCGGCGCAGCGCCGCGGACGTCGTCGACGTCCGCCTGCCCTTCGACCCGATCCTGGCGCTCGCCGCGATCGGGCTGTCCATCTGCTCCGTGGTCGCCGTCGGCGGCGCGACGGAAGGCTCGTCCTTCCTCGTGCGCCAGGCGATCTACGCCACGCTCGGCGTCGGCATCGCCGCCGTCGTGTCCCGCCTCGACTACGCGCGGTGGGCCCGCGTCCGGTGGCCGATCTACGGCTTCATGGTCGCGTCCATCGTCGCGGTCGCCATCTTCGGCAACCCGGTCAACGGCTCCACGCTGTCGATCCAGCTGCCGTTCTTCAGCTTCCAGGCGTCCGAGCTCGGCAAGGTGCTCGCCGCCGTGGTGGCGGCCGGCTTCATCGTCGACCGCCGCCATGCCTCCGACCGGTGGTCCACCACCGCGGGGGTGCTGCTGCTCGTGCTGCTGCCGGCCGCGCTCACGCGCGACTTCGGCACCAGCCTCGTCTACGCGGCGATCGCCGCGGGCGTGCTCGTCATCGGCGGCGCGCCCGGCCGGCACCTGGCGGTGCTGGGCGTGAGCGCCGTCGTCGTCATCGTCGGCGTCCTGGGCGTCCTGCCCGCCGCCGGCGTCGACGTCCTCAAGCCGTACCAGGTGGACCGTCTGACGGCGTTCCTCAACCCGAACGCCCCGGACGACGCCGGCGGCATCGACCCCACCTACCAGCTGCGCCAGGCCAAGATCGCGGTCGGCTCGGGCGGCAAGACGGGGCGCGGCGACGAGGCGACGCAGCAGAAGCTCGACTACCTGCCGGAGAGCCAGACCGACTTCATCTTCGCGTCGGCCGGCGAACGCTTCGGCTTCGTGGGAGTGGCCGCGATCCTCTCCCTGTACGCCCTGATCATGTGGCGCGGATTGCGCATCCTCTCGACCGCCCGGGACTTCTTCGGCGCCGTGCTGGCCGCAGGCCTGCTCGCGATGCTGCTGTTCCAGGTGCTGGTCAACGCGGGGATGAACGTCGGCATCATGCCGATCACCGGCATCCCGCTGCCCCTCGTGAGCTACGGCGGATCCTCCGTGCTGTCCACCTACCTGGGGATCGGCCTGCTTCAGGCGATCTACGCCCAGGGTCGGGCGGCGGCGCGACGAGGTCCGACCGTGGACAGAACCGACTGA
- a CDS encoding zinc ribbon domain-containing protein — protein sequence MPDPLAMFGITNSTLDTAVKLLLLFVVLIWLALVFYTFSDARRRITDPILIGTATLAALVLPFAGTIIYMVVRPPEYLDDVRERELEMQAAEARLLQSGVLLCPHCEYQVQKDFLRCPSCLKKLRDQCTGCGKPLDPEWRICPYCETEIPGRTPRRRRRPRVEQPVDEH from the coding sequence ATGCCCGATCCCCTCGCCATGTTCGGCATCACCAACAGCACGCTCGACACGGCCGTCAAGCTGCTGCTGCTCTTCGTCGTCCTGATCTGGCTCGCGCTGGTCTTCTACACGTTCTCCGACGCCCGTCGGCGCATCACGGACCCGATCCTGATCGGCACCGCGACCCTCGCGGCGCTCGTGCTGCCGTTCGCCGGCACGATCATCTACATGGTCGTCCGGCCGCCGGAGTACCTGGACGACGTGCGCGAGCGCGAGCTCGAGATGCAGGCCGCCGAGGCGCGCCTGCTCCAGTCGGGCGTGCTGCTCTGCCCGCACTGCGAGTACCAGGTGCAGAAGGACTTCCTGCGCTGCCCGTCCTGCCTGAAGAAGCTGCGCGACCAGTGCACGGGCTGCGGCAAGCCGCTCGACCCCGAGTGGCGGATCTGCCCGTACTGCGAGACCGAGATCCCGGGCCGCACCCCGCGCCGCCGCCGGCGGCCCCGGGTGGAGCAACCCGTCGACGAGCACTGA